The window TTTGCATCTGAGATATATGTAAAATTTTTTATCCTGAAACCGAATACAGGTAATTTCCTGTGCATAACACGTATTGGTAATATTTTTATTCCATTAACATTAAATTCCTTATTTTCAATTTCGTGCAGTTTTACTTCAGGTATTCCCGGATATTTTTCTTTTGCAAAAACATAGGCATATTCTCGTTTTAATGCTTCGAGTACACGGCTTTCGGCAAAAATATCCATAGGTTTATTTTGCAGATAATTAAATGACCGTATATCATCCAAACCTGCAATATGGTCTTTATGTTCGTGTGTAACCAAAACAGCATCTAAATTCCTAACATCTTCCCGCAACATCTGCTGACGAAAATCGGGACCTGTATCAATAACAATAGTTTTTCCATCAATTTTAATTAA is drawn from Bacteroidales bacterium and contains these coding sequences:
- a CDS encoding MBL fold metallo-hydrolase, whose protein sequence is MKITFLGTGTSQGIPVIACQCEVCKSENIFDNRLRASILIKIDGKTIVIDTGPDFRQQMLREDVRNLDAVLVTHEHKDHIAGLDDIRSFNYLQNKPMDIFAESRVLEALKREYAYVFAKEKYPGIPEVKLHEIENKEFNVNGIKILPIRVMHRKLPVFGFRIKNFTYISDANYISEEEKQKIKGSKIIVLNALRKEKHISHFSLSEAVSLIKELNPEKAYLTHISHKMGLHNDIQKELPENIMLSYDGLILQI